DNA sequence from the Candidatus Fluviicola riflensis genome:
GATGGAACTTATAGAGGAATTAAAAGCCTCGCCTATCGCTATCAATACCGCTGACGCCAACGAACAGCATTACGAAGTACCAACCACATTTTACCAATATTGTCTTGGACCACATTTGAAATACAGTTCCGGTTACTGGAAAGATGGCGTTTCGGACATTGAAACTTCGGAGCGTGATATGCTGGAAATTACCTGCGAACGAGCAGATTTACAGCCAAATCAAAACGTGCTGGAACTGGGCTGTGGCTGGGGATCATTGTCGTTGTTTATGTCGGCAAAATTTCCGTCGAGTACTTTTACCGTGGTTTCCAATTCACGCACGCAAAAAGAATACATCGATCAAACAGCGAAAGATCGCGGCATCACCAACCTTACGGTGATCACCATGGATATGAACGTTTTTGATGTCGATGACACATTTGATCGTGTGGTTTCGGTAGAAATGTTCGAGCACATGCGCAATTACGAGTTGCTGATGCGGAAAGTGGCTTCAAAACTCAAGCCCGACGGGAAACTCTTCGTACATATCTTCACTCACAAGGAATTTACTTATAAGTTTGAAGTAAAAGACGAAAGCGATTGGATGAGCAAGTACTTTTTCACCGGCGGAATTATGCCGAGCGACGATTTGCTGTTTTATTTCAACGACGACCTCAAAGTTTCCAATCACTGGCACGTAAGCGGAACACATTATCAAAAAACTTCCGAAGCCTGGCTCCAGCGAATGGACGCCAACAAAGATGCAATTATGCCCTTGTTTGAAGAAACGTATGGAAAAGATCAGGCAGTGAAATGGTGGGTTTTCTGGCGCATTTTCTATATGTCGTGTGCCGAATTGTGGGGCTTCAATAAAGGTGAAGAATGGATTGTAAGCCATTATTTGTTTTCCAAAACACGCTGACCTGCTATGGAAAAACTGGCAATCATCGGAACCGGAATCGCGGGAATGGGTTGTGGACATTGGCTTCACAAAAAGTACGACATTACACTTTTTGAGCAAAACGATTACATCGGCGGACACACCAACACGGTTGCGGTAAACGAAAACGGCACCGATGTATTCATGGATACAGGATTCATGGTGTTCAACTTTGAAACTTATCCGCATTTGTGTGGATTGTTCAAGGAAATCGGCGCTCCAATCAAGAAAACAGACATGTCGTTTAGCGTCCAGCATTTGCCTTCTGGATTGGAATATTGTGGTTCAGGATTAAACGGGCTTTTCGCTCAGCGCAGGAATATTTTTAGTCCGCGGTATATCAAAATGTTGATGCAAATCAGCCGGTTCAATAAAAAGAGCGTTGAAATCATGGACGATCCGGCGTATGCGAACCATTCGCTGGGACAATACATCGAGGAATTCGGTTTCGGACAGGATATGTTGTGGAAATACCTCATCCCAATGAGTTCAGCTGTTTGGTCGACTCCGATGGAACTAATGCTCGATTTTCCGGCGGTTACGCTGATCCGTTTTTTCAAGAATCACGGTTTTCTAGGTTTAAATACGCAGCATCAATGGTACACGCTTGAAGGCGGAAGTGACGCTTACAAGAAGTTGTTGATCGCACCGTTCAAGGACCGGATTCTTACGAATAAAGGTGTGAAAGGTGTGAAACAAGTCGGCGAAAAAGTTCAGATTATATGTCTGGATGACTCGGTTCATTTGTTTGATAAAGTGATTTTTGCATCCCACGGCGATCAGACTTTACGTATGCTGGAAGAACCAACATCTGAACACCGACGTTTACTTTCTCCATTCAAATATCAGTACAACAAAGCGACCGTTCACACTGACGAAAGCATTATGCCGAAGACCAAACTCACCTGGAGCAGTTGGAATTACCGCATTCAGGAGATAAATGGACAGCTGGTTCCGTCAACTATTTACTGGATGAATTCGTTGCAGGGAGTTTCGGAGAAACAAAACTATTTTGTGAGTATCAACGCGCAAGAAGGTTCGGTTGATCCGAAGAAGATCATACAGGAAATCAACTACGAGCATCCGTTGTTTGATTTGCCTGCTATTCAAGCCCAGGCGGAATTAAAAACGCTGAATGAAACCGGCCCGATCTATTTCTGCGGCAGTTACTTCAAGTATGGATTTCATGAGGATGCGTATGCGAGCGCCGTTATTTTGTGTAAGAAGATTTTGGATGCTTGATTTTTGATGTTGAATTATTAATTATGAATGTTGAATTATGAAGATGTTGAGAGTTATATTTGTTTGGAAAAACTTGATTTTCTACCAAGTACTTCCATCCAACATCAAAAATCCAACATCAAGCATCCTTAAAGTTGAATACTGAATCGTCACTCTACCGCGCGCGGGTCATGCACGACCGTTTGGAACCGAAAAAACTTCGATTCGGGTACAACGTGTTTATGTTTTACGTAAATCTCGACGACCTGGATGAACTTCCGAAAAAGTACTTTCTCATCAGCCGGAACCGGTTCAACGTGTTTACGTTTCGTGATAAAGATCATCTGCAATTGCCACTCGAAAAGCCTGACACCTCTAAAAGAATAAAAGAGCAAATCATTGATTACCTGGAACAAAACGGTGTTTCGTATGATGGTGGACCAATCATGCTGCTGACCAATTTCAGTGTGCTGGGCTACAATTTTAATCCTGTTTCGTTTTATTTTGTCTTTGATCAACAACAGCAACCCGTTTGCAGCATCGCTGAGGTACAAAATACGTATCGCGAAATGAAACCCTACTTTTTGGGGAAAGAACAATTCAACGGAACCAGATTTCACCTCAATACCACCAAGTATTTTTACGTTTCGCCATTCATCGATCACGACACACAGTTCGATTTTAATCTTCCTGTACCTGATGAAAACCTGGGAATCGGAATTGACGATTACAAAGACGGAAAACGCTTTTTCATCAGCACATTGACCGGTACCAAAAAAGCACTGACCAACGCCCGTTTGTTCGGCTACGCGTTTCGTTTTCCACTGATCACACTCCGGATTATTTCATTGATTCATTGGAAAGCACTGATTCTGTGGCTGAAAAAAATTCCTTACCATAAAAAAAACGCTCACCAAGATCTGCAACGCGATGTTTATCGTAAATCGAAATAATGTTGAATTCTAAATTATGAATGTTGAATTATGAAGTACTTAACAAGGTATAGAGAGTTTGAATTTTCACTCAACTCTTCCATTCAACACTGTGTCCGCCTTTGGCGCGATTAAAAATCCAACATTAAACATTAATTGTATTTTTGAATCGCATGAAAAAACGCCCACTCTACGAAAAACTCATCCTGAATTTATTGACCAACATGCCACTTGGTAGTATGAACCTGACGTTACCCGATGGTGAAATCATCAAAATCGGGAATGGTGAAGGTGTATCAGCCGCGGTGACCATTCACAATCCGTCGTTTTTTAAACGCTGCGTGCTGTATGGTGATATCGGTTTTGGAGAAGGTTATGTAGACGGTGATTGGGATACGGAAAGTATTACCGATGTCATTAAATGGTTCATTCTGAATGTAGAACACGCACCAACCGTTTCGGGGAGTAATGTAAAAGCGGTCGCATTAAATCTGATGAAATTTTACAACCGGTTGTTTCATTCGCGCCGGGATAACAGCCTGAGCGGATCGCGTAAAAACATTTCGGAGCATTATGATTTAAGTAACGACTTTTTCGCGCTGTGGCTCGACCCGACAATGACGTATTCTTCAGCGTATTTCAAAGAAGAGAATTTCACACTTGAAGAAGCTCAAAAAGCGAAATATCAGCGTTTGTGCGAACAATTGCAGCTCAAACCAACCGATCATGTGTTGGAAATTGGAAGCGGCTGGGGCGGAAACGCGATTTACATGGCATCGAATTTTGGGTGTAAAGTCACCACGATCACCATTTCGGAGGAACAGCAAAAACTGGCTAATGAGCGTGTAAAAGCCGCTGGATTAAACGATAAAATCTCCGTTGAAATTCAGGATTACCGCAAGATCAAAGGCCAATACGATAAAATTGTGTCGGTAGAAATGCTGGAAGCCGTTGGCGCGCGTTACTTTGAAAATTACTTCGAACAATGTCACAAGTTGCTGAAACAAGACGGAATTCTGGCGTTGCAGGTCATTACCTGTCCTGATTCGCGTTTTGAAGCATTGCGCGATGGCGTGGATTGGATCCAGAAACACATTTTCCCCGGCTCACTTTTGCCCTCGGTTGGAGCGATGAACGAGGCCATCAATCGCACAGGAGATTTGACGTTGGTCGATCTAAAAGATTTGGGATTGCATTACGCACGTACACTCAGAACCTGGTTTGAAAATTTCAACACGCAACTTGAAGAAACAAAGCAATTGGGTTTCAGCGATGCGTTCATCCGCAAATGGAATTATTACCTCTGTTATTGCGAAGCGGCGTTTGAAATGCGTAATATTAATGTGATGCAGCTGGTATATGCCCGGCCGAATAATACGGGGAGATAGATTTTGGAGAAACAAAAATACATCGTGCTTACCGCACTCGCCATTGCTTTTTCAACATTATTCCTTCCCTTTTTTGAAACGTACTATTTGGAAAGACATTATACAGATGTCCATTTAGGATATGAAATTCCATTTATTTATCCACTTTACGCGATTCCTGGCTTACTGGCTTACTATATACCTTTTGAAAATAGAACCAAAGCGTTAGTGGTATTGATTTCATCTGGTGCATTCTTCCTCTTCTTCTTACTTGTTTTAGGATTTGCCTTCAGTTTTGGTGGTGGAAGTACTCAAATTAAAGAAAATGTAGCAATCGGTTTCTGGATGCTTTTAGGCACAACTATTTTCCTCTTTGGTTATAGTCTTTGGTGTATCTTGAAGAATAAATCCGCGAAAATTCCGTAGTCCCGCAATACCGTGTCAGGCTCAGACTGATTATGGAATGTCCCTATTTGAGCAGCCTCACCTAATTTCTCCCGAATAGTTTTCCACAATTTATTGCTATTCTGTTAGTTCTGCTACTTTCGTTTCTACAACACTACTTATGAAACAACTACGCTGGTTCGGTCTTTTTCTTTTTGTATTATTCGCCGGTTCATCCTGCGATGACGATGTTGCCGCAGACGGTACCAAACGCGGCAGATTATTCTACGTGGGAAATGTGGAGAAAAACAACAAGGAATACACTGTCTTTGTCTATAATCGCTACGAAACCATCGAATCTTCCGAGCAATCTTCGAGTACATTCTGGTATTGGCTCACATACACCGTAGATACCAAAACGGGGAAAACCGTTCATCAAACTGAGTTTTACGTGGATGAAAATTCCGGTAATTTCATGGGGGTTTCAGACAAGTATGCTTTCTTTTTAAGACTAGATGGCGTCACGGCAATCGATCTACACAAAGACAACGCCATCATCGAGCCCGAAATGCTAAAAAAACGGATCGGTAGTGTTACTCCGGCGTTGAAAGGAAACATTGCCAGCCTGGAAACGGATGGTTATTTCAACCTGCGGGCCATTACAAAACAAGGAGATATTTACCTACTGAATCCAACTACGCTAAAAGGAAAGCCAATTGCTGATAATCTGAGCCTCCTACCTGAATATCAACTCAAAAACAAACTTCCTGATTATGGCAATTCTACGTTGATCAATGGCCGGATTCATGGTTATATTGTCGATGACACTACGACATTGGCGCTGGAACCTTCCGACGAAGCAAATACACACAAACGTTATTTGCACACGCTGCATCATCCTTCCCGAAATGATTTTTATGAAATGATTAAGGGAATGACACAGGAAAAATCGGATAGTACACTTTTCCTGGATGGCAACATGATGGGCCTCAACGATTCGATTGTAACTGTAGAATATTTATCAGCGCTCGGAAGCACAGGTGTTCAAAAAATAGGCGCTTACAATATGAGAACGCATCGTTTTCTTTGGTCGAAACCAGTCGCAACGCTTTATGATCACACAGGCGCTGGTAATTACCACATACTTTTCTGGAATACCGACGGTAAATCGTTCTTTATCTATTCCCAGGAAAACGGATACACTCCGGTGAGTTTGGTGGATGCCAGAACCGGAAAAATAAAATGGAAATTTTAAGATTCTAATTATGAAACCATTGCTCAAAAAACCACTTACTACAAAAAGAAAATGGATGCTTGCCATTACTACTCTTCTGGCAACAGGAGTGGCAATTGGTTTTATTTACTGGGCATCTGCAAAAGAACCGACTTGGAAATATGTTCAGAGCTTTCAAAATAATCGCTATTTAACTGCAGTAGATAAAACATATAAGCGATACAAAGGCAGGCAGGACGATTTTTTTCTCATTCATATCTTCGATTTCAACACCAATAAATACAACAAAGCAATCAAAATTCCTATTCCGGATGGAATGGTTTACCGATCAGAATACATGGGATACAGCGATCGTTACATCTGGCTCAAAATGCCTGAATTTACAGCAGTCGATATGCTTTCCCCCAACCATGAAATTCTTGATTTCACTGCATTGAAAAAACGAATCTGCAGCAAAAACCCCAATGAATTTAAAGATGTGATCGAGCTGGCATTGGTTGAAGAATACCTGAAAGCAACCAATCAAAACGGTGATCAATTCTTTGTGAACCTCGAAACATTCGGCACAACCAAAACAGCACCTGTTCCCTATTACGATGCCTATCACAAAGCCTGGTCGGTTCCTGAACAGCTTTCTATATTCCTCAACGGAAGCGGTTACGCGGGAAATTATCACTGCGAAGCCACCGTCGGCAATACGGATTATAACCTGAAACCAGTCGACGAAAACAATCCGATCAAACGTTCGTTTTTCAGTTCACCGAACAACGGGCCTGATGAGATAAGTATGACTTTAGTCGATTCCTCCCAAGCCATCATTCAGGACGGATCAATGACAGTTAGCATACCTCAGGAACTAACGCCGGCGGCTGTCATAGAAGAAACACGTTTGACCGACCTGACATTTATCAATGCTGTTGGATTGGGCGTTGTTAACAATCGTTTTGTGTTTCGCTACCAGAAAGCGATGGACCGAATGGCCCCGTGGTATCTCGGCTGGTTTGACCTGAAAACCAATTCCGTGATCAAAGAAGTCAACCTGGCATCAAAAGGAATGATCATCGAAACGCCTCAGGAAGAGCTTTCTCATCGTGTTTCGGCTGACGGAAAGTGGGCGTTTTTAATCATTGGCCAAAAGAAACCGATTCGGATTCAGTTATAAAGCTTGCAAATCATTCATTCTTATCAGCTTATTGCCTTCGCCAACGAACTGTGATTCATGTAAGAATTGTAAAAAATCTGGTAACACTTTTCGTTTAATTAGCGTACATCTTTGCTTCGTGTTTTTAGCCTTCGTAGTTGGAAAAAGCGGTTGAAAAACACACATTTCACCTCTTAATTTAAAGTACAAATGGAAAACGAGCAAACGATCGATGCACTTAACAAGTTGGTACAAATCAACAATGAACGTATAGAAGGTTATCACACAGCGCTGCAGGAAACAGAGGAAGGCGATTTGCGAAAAATGTTCACGCTTTTTGCTCAGACAAGTGAGAAAAATGTCGTAGATCTTTCTTCCGAAATCAGGCGGATCGGTGGTGTTCCAACAGACCGGACCAAAATCTCGGGTACTTTTTTCCGGGTCTGGATGGATGTAAAAGCAGCATTAACCGGTAAAAACAGAAAATTCATTCTTGATTCATGTGAATACGGAGAAGATACTGCAATTGAAACCTACGAAACGGTTTTGAAAGACAATTCTCCTAATTTGAGCCAGATTCAGCAAACGATGATCAAATCTCAGCTGGCTTTACTCAGAGCAGATCATAATTCGGTGAAATCGATGCGCGACTCATCAAAAGTGAATCATTGAAACAATTAAGATAATGACAGGTTTATGTAAGGGCGGGTTGGATTTTTGGAGAAGTGAGTTGAGCACGCCCTTACATTTCCTGTTCAGTTATATTCTGACTGAAATTTTAGATTGAACTCCTAATTTTAAAATCAATATCATGAAAATCACACAAAAAATTGCCCTTTTTGGCATTACCGGATTATTAACGGTTCACACAACAGCTCAAACGACAGGAAACGTGTACCAGGTTGTTCAGAGCTCGCAAAATCATACAACATTGTATGAAACGATCAAAACGACAGAGTTTGCAGAAACACTTGGAGGAAAAGGTCCATATACCGTTTTTGCACCAACCAATGATGCATTTGCGCTGTTACCTCCCGGTGAACTGGAACGCATGCGAACTGCTGAACGCAAACAAGATCTGACAGATATGCTCAATTATCATATCGTGGAAGGAAAATACGATGAGACGGCATTGCGGGATGCGATCAAAAAAGGAAACGGTGAAGCCAAGCTCAAAACTGTTTCGGGCGGAAAATTAACATTCAGGGTCGTGGGTGATTCGATTGTGTTAACCGACGGAAAAGGTGGCGACTCAGTGATTAGCAAAACCGATGCTGATGCCTCAAATGGAGTCGTTTACATTGTGGACAATGTCCTGATGAAAAAATGAAAGATCGTAAGTACAACAATATATGTACAAAGAAATATTTTTTTATTTCGAATGTTTTATCTAACTTACAAATACAAGATCTTTTTCATTGTGAAAGATTTGCTTGTATAAACACTATATTACTCATTGAAAAAGAAATTGCCTATGAATTAATCCTTCTATCCTGTCTGAGAAATTTCACACAACACTTCGTTTCTCATGCATCATTTTTTAAAAACTGTCTTACCAACAGTTGAAGCGTTGCCACTCACTATTTACCTATTAAAAAAACACCCTATGAGAACATGCTACCCGAGCGCTGTTAAGAACAGCTCTTCGATTCGTTACACTGTATCCAATAAAAAGACGAATCAATCCGCATCATTCTTTCACCGCATCTGTTTTTCTGCCACCATTTTTGGCACTTGCTGTTTGATAGTACTATCAACATCATCTTACAGGCAAATAAACACCTATGGTTACAGTACTTCAACCGGAGTGCCTTTAGAAACAGGATTTTTCACAAACCTTTTGGGCACCTTTACAGATGATGTTTCTCCCTTGACAAACATCGGCTTCACCCTCAATTTTAACAGTGTTAACTACACCAATTTTTCGGTAACCTCAAATGGGCTACTGCAATTTGGAGAAAGCGTTGTAACGGATTTCGAGAATCTAATCGGCAATCTGGACAGGACCGTATCTGGTTCCTTATTGGGATGTTAATTATACCGATTTCAAAATAAAACGAACTCAACTGGAATGAGTTCTTTATAAATTGAAAATTAGAGTTCATCAACAATTGACTCCGATTTTCACAAAATCATGTGTCATGACTAGTACAAAAACAATGTCCTCCTTCGGAAAACTACTGCTTGCCATTTTACTGTGTGAAGTTACCGGGGTTGCAAGCGCAATTATTTCCAACAGCGGAATAAGATTATGGTTAGAAAGGTATGATCAGTCAAGCTGGATCCCAAACGAGTATCTGCTAAGCAACGTTTGGATGGTTCTTTACATGTTAATGGGAATAGCACTTTGGCTCATTTGGAAAAATCATTCCTCTCGAAAGAAACGAAATAGTGCAATACGATTGTTTGTCATTCAATTGATTCTTAATTTTTGGAGCAGCCTTTTACTCCTTAGTTTTCATTCACCAATATTGATGGTAATCAACATTCTGGTATTGTTAACTTTACTCATTCTTATTGCTAACAGATTCTCGGAGTTTTCCAAAACAGCTGCCTTGCTTCTAATGCCTTACATTGCTTGGATAGGTTTTGCATCGGTTCTCAACTTACAAATTTGGATGGCTCAATAGGTTGGTTTTAGTAAACGCTACACCCGCTGATGATCGGCTTTCCATTGTTTGATCGATTGTTTAATCGCATCACTGCTCAATTGTTCGTTCAGCGTTCGTTGAATAAGAGGAAGGAACTCCGCATCTGAAGCAAATCGCAAAGCAAAGATCTGGCCTTTAGACAATTGTTCTTCAATCAATTCAAACCGTTCACCGGTAATCACAAAATAGCGGTAACGCATTTCAAGCAGAATAATCCTGTTTTGCACTGTCATTCCGTAATGCTGGCGGGTCATAAACGAAAACCAGGCAAGAAGAGCAGTCAGCACACTCAGGAACAACCATACCCAACGCAAGGACTCATCAACTGTGCTTTGGTAAATTCCAATGCTTATCAACGCAATCGCGATTGGGTAAAAAATAAAGTGGTGTGGAATATAATAGCGTTTGTAATTATTGTAATTCTGATCTTTCATCGGTTCTTGTGTTTTGATTATTTTCATGAGGAATGGTTTTCATTCCGGTAGTTTCATAAACGTCTTTTTTCTTCCCTGAAACGCGTAAAGATCAATGTTGCCAGTACGCACAATCCAAAACCAAGCAAACCACTCATTCGAATCCCGAAATCGTTGCCTACATCTTTTCCATACAACAGGAACATGGCAAACAACGCAATTCCAATCGTTTGGGCAATTTTCACGAAGAAATAACGCACTGCGAAGTAAATTGCCTCTTTGCCTTCGCCTGTGTCGAGGCTGTCTTTTTCAATGATTTCGGCCAAAATAGCATTGGGAAGAATATTCAATGAAGCCAGCGGAATTGCTGCACAGGCAATCAACCCAAAAATCTGTACTTCCGGATCGATATCCCAGGTTCCCAGCGAATAAACGCCCAGGAAAATCAACGATAAAAACCCGAGTGAAAATAACACGATGATCTTTTTGCCCACTTTTCGCGCCAGGTAATTCACAATCGGGTAAAAGAGGAACGACACCAGAACCATTGTGATCATCAGTTTATTACCAATACTTTCGGGTAATTGAAGCAATACGGTAACAAAATAAATGAGTCCGGAAGTAATGATCGTGATCGCGATGAAATACGAGAAATCGGCAACGATAAACAGCAAAAAATTACGGTTGGTGAGCGTTTGCCGCAAAGCAATTTTCATCGGAATAGCGCTTGGTTTGCCTACGCACAATTTCTTTTCGTTGATCGTCCAGATCGGGATAAACATAAAAAGCGTTCCCAGTAGCGCAAAACTCAATACAGTTAACTGCAAAGCTTCCACACGGTCTAATCCCAGTTGTTTCATGTACATATCGGTCACATTAAACGCATTGGAAGCAATTCCAATTCCGAAAACATAACCAACCGACTGCCATGTAGACAATTTTACTTTATCATCCGAAGACGGTGCCAGCTCTGGCAACAA
Encoded proteins:
- a CDS encoding NADP transhydrogenase subunit alpha is translated as MEKLAIIGTGIAGMGCGHWLHKKYDITLFEQNDYIGGHTNTVAVNENGTDVFMDTGFMVFNFETYPHLCGLFKEIGAPIKKTDMSFSVQHLPSGLEYCGSGLNGLFAQRRNIFSPRYIKMLMQISRFNKKSVEIMDDPAYANHSLGQYIEEFGFGQDMLWKYLIPMSSAVWSTPMELMLDFPAVTLIRFFKNHGFLGLNTQHQWYTLEGGSDAYKKLLIAPFKDRILTNKGVKGVKQVGEKVQIICLDDSVHLFDKVIFASHGDQTLRMLEEPTSEHRRLLSPFKYQYNKATVHTDESIMPKTKLTWSSWNYRIQEINGQLVPSTIYWMNSLQGVSEKQNYFVSINAQEGSVDPKKIIQEINYEHPLFDLPAIQAQAELKTLNETGPIYFCGSYFKYGFHEDAYASAVILCKKILDA
- a CDS encoding MFS transporter; its protein translation is MNERKALPVSKQIAYATGMMGWSMMINLISVILIYLYAPTKDSGIPVFITQVAIFGIFNAIALITAGGRLVDAIYDPFIAQVSDRSEHPRGRRIPIMKRAIFPSLIFCFLVFYPLFDEESNWNVVWLAVTLVGFYVSSTTYIIPYNALLPELAPSSDDKVKLSTWQSVGYVFGIGIASNAFNVTDMYMKQLGLDRVEALQLTVLSFALLGTLFMFIPIWTINEKKLCVGKPSAIPMKIALRQTLTNRNFLLFIVADFSYFIAITIITSGLIYFVTVLLQLPESIGNKLMITMVLVSFLFYPIVNYLARKVGKKIIVLFSLGFLSLIFLGVYSLGTWDIDPEVQIFGLIACAAIPLASLNILPNAILAEIIEKDSLDTGEGKEAIYFAVRYFFVKIAQTIGIALFAMFLLYGKDVGNDFGIRMSGLLGFGLCVLATLIFTRFREEKRRL
- a CDS encoding cyclopropane-fatty-acyl-phospholipid synthase, which codes for MNLTLPDGEIIKIGNGEGVSAAVTIHNPSFFKRCVLYGDIGFGEGYVDGDWDTESITDVIKWFILNVEHAPTVSGSNVKAVALNLMKFYNRLFHSRRDNSLSGSRKNISEHYDLSNDFFALWLDPTMTYSSAYFKEENFTLEEAQKAKYQRLCEQLQLKPTDHVLEIGSGWGGNAIYMASNFGCKVTTITISEEQQKLANERVKAAGLNDKISVEIQDYRKIKGQYDKIVSVEMLEAVGARYFENYFEQCHKLLKQDGILALQVITCPDSRFEALRDGVDWIQKHIFPGSLLPSVGAMNEAINRTGDLTLVDLKDLGLHYARTLRTWFENFNTQLEETKQLGFSDAFIRKWNYYLCYCEAAFEMRNINVMQLVYARPNNTGR
- a CDS encoding SAM-dependent methyltransferase, with product MWYTSLLENNRVPDFLIRKGIRNLLQQRLNEEKKATPDLQQAHLMELIEELKASPIAINTADANEQHYEVPTTFYQYCLGPHLKYSSGYWKDGVSDIETSERDMLEITCERADLQPNQNVLELGCGWGSLSLFMSAKFPSSTFTVVSNSRTQKEYIDQTAKDRGITNLTVITMDMNVFDVDDTFDRVVSVEMFEHMRNYELLMRKVASKLKPDGKLFVHIFTHKEFTYKFEVKDESDWMSKYFFTGGIMPSDDLLFYFNDDLKVSNHWHVSGTHYQKTSEAWLQRMDANKDAIMPLFEETYGKDQAVKWWVFWRIFYMSCAELWGFNKGEEWIVSHYLFSKTR